The genomic interval AACATGTTCTTTGACATTTGAGTAAAAGAGGTCTTTGTTATAAAGTGGTAGAGAACTTGACTAAATTGTGTTCTGTTGTTATATGGAAAGTAGACATAAATAATAAGCTTAGATATTAAAAGCTTGGATATTTAGTTGAGGAGATTTCTAAGGGCAGTGTCAAAGGTGCACCTGCTTGTTGCTAGTAGGAACTGTGAGAGGAAAAAGGTACATTGAGTAAAGAACAGTCAAGCAGAAAGGAGCTGGCACTTAATGATTTAGGGGCTCTCAGGATGTCCAGATTACAAAGACTACAAAAATCAGGAAACTCACCGTTAGAAAGTGTACTCTGGAAAGAGGACCAAGGGTGTGGCTGGATAACATTTTGCTAAAGAGATTGGACATGTGACTCACGGAACCACTCCACCATCTCAGCAGAAGCcagaaatagagatggggttaccAAGGAAAGATCTGTGGAAGGCCCGTTTGTCTGTTGGCTGAAACCCCAAGAATTATGCAGGAGACAAAGGTTTTGAGACTCTGATAGCAATAGAAACATGGCAGCCTTGACTCTAAGGGGCAGAGATGGAATGGAATAAAGGAAGGCCATGGGGCTTCCAAAATTCCACAGGCAGGCAAGTGACTGATGGAGGCATTCTGCTGCAGAAATGTTTGATCTCCCATCTTGTAATTTTCTGTTGAAAGCCAAACATGCACTGAGGTGAGAGGAACTGAGGTAAATAGGCTTTTACTGTGATGTTTGATATTTATCTGACTAAGGAGCAAGACTGTTTCTTGTTTGCTGTAGTTTTAATGTCAGAGGCTAAAATTTCCTCTAGTGTCCTTGTTTTTGCATCCCCTGTTGCCTTTGGGTTTCCCTAGAGTCTTACATAAATTCTGGGCCTTTGCAGTTCTTTCAGCTGTAATCCCCTGTTAATGTATCGGAGCCGTAAGTGATGTGGCAGTGAGATGTGGGGACAGTGGGGAGTGGTCTATAAACCCATGATCAGGGCCCAGTCTTGTTGTGAACCAGTGGTCCCTAGGCTGTGCCCCTCACAAGTGCTTCTCagctttttttatttgagattggAAGACTAGAGAGGACTGGAGGTGGATATTTTCCTTCCCTTGGGTTGGGTGGGCTCTGGTAGTTGCTCTGACTTTAAGCCTTTGTTAAGGAGAACAGGACATGTTCTGCTGTGCATTTCAAAGTGGTTACACTTCCCTCCCCTTGCCAGAAGCTCCAGCagatttttctctgattttcacCCAAGAACCTAATAGAATTCCTGGAGATAAAACCCATGAGAATGTGGGGGCCCCTCAAGGCTAGGTCCCCAGCATTTTCCTCTCTCATGCTTACATGCCCAGGCTCCGGCAGTTAGTCAGCTACCCTTTAAGCTTCCCTACAAGTTGCTGGCTGCAGCAGTAGCTTCTGCACCTGGCAAGCTGTGGCTTTGTATTTGcctttccttctaattttcagGGTAGTGGTTTGCCACGTGACCTCAATTTTCTGAGGGATCTGAGAGTTGTTGATTTTCCAGTTCGGCTTTTTTCTTGTAAGAATGAAAGTGATGATTTTGAAGCTCTTTATGTGCCCAGAACAATAATTTTCATTGGTATGCTTACTAGcgataattataaaaataattataaaaaacaaaggcaggaatgaatgaatgaatgtggcaGTAATTCCTGAAGACATGACCTCAGCCCTACATATAATCTCCCTGAATTAATTGAGCAAGCAAGCCGAAAAACTGTGTCTTTTTTAGGTAAGAGGTCTGACTCTGCGGCCCAGGCAGGAGGGTactggcgtgacctcggctcactgcagcctcaacctcctgggctcaggtgaacctccagcctcagcctccttagcagcTGGGACTGAAGGTACCCACTCACCCAGCTGGGTTCTCCTTTAAAAGGGATGTGTATCTTTGCTGGCAGGAAGGCATCACTGAAGTTTGAAGTTGGTTTTCTGCTGAGGCAGTGGAGTCAAGCCTGGACTGTCCGTGTGAGAAAAAAGGAACCCTGACTACTGGACCAAACAaagcagcagcaagagagaaaaataaatttttccagAGTGCTATGCTCCCAGCAGACTGCCTAGGACTTCCTCTCCCCGCCTTGCAGAGGCTGCTCATGGACCCGAGGTGGCCCCTGCCAACCTGAGCCAGTGCACTGGAGCACGATGGGGGCCCTGTGGGGACCTGTCTTCTGCTGGGGGTTCCACAGCAACACATTTTGAGTATTTTCAATGTTATCGGGCATTTCACTAATTCCAATATTCACACCTGTGATGCACATGGCATCTAATATACTCAGTAAGCTATTGATGGTCAAAACAACTAGCTAATGCTGTGATGAAAATGGTCACTGCCATCAAAACACACAGCCATGGGGCCCGGATCTCCCTGGGCGTTTCTCCAAGTTCAAATGAAGAGGAAATACCCAATCTGTCCTGGAGCATTCTAGTGGCAAAAAGTCAAAGTTCTTCTGGTGAACATTttcaagttgaaagaaaaaaaaatacacctgcAGAAGAAAAGCCACTTCTGTTCCCATACCGGGAGTCGAACCCGGGCCGCCTGGGTGAAAACCAGGAATCCTAACCGCTAGACCATATGGGAACCTCGGAGAGATGGCGCCACCATGTCTGTATACATGACATGCAGCAGCTTCGCAGCAAGCACCTCCCAGCTACCACTGTGCAGCGCTGCGCAACTGCTGTCCCTGTGGAAACCGGTGGACTGCAGCCTGCCAGACTCCGTGCAGGGACCCCGTCTCCCGACTTAGCCCTGGTGGGACAAgggccccccccccaccccgccccacccgGCAGGCAGAACCCCCTTTCCTGGCGGTCTCCCCCAGAGCTGGAGTTAGGGCAGAAGATCAGGACAGCGAGTTAAGGATGCTTTGCTGAAGATTTGCTGTCTTCATCAATCCCATTTGCAGAGCCCatggccccacccccacccgaCCTGCGAGTCCAGCCCGGAGCCCGCAGTGGGCGGTGCCTGCCCACCCCAGTGCCCGCCCACGACCAGCAGCCAAGGACGTGCTCCATGGGCTCGCACCTCCTCGTTGAAGAATTTGTGGCCCCAGCAAAactgacttatttttttccttactttGGCTTCAGAATCTCACTAACGGGCACCTTGTGGATAGGATCTTGTTATGAAAGGAAACCTTTGGTGAGGGCTGGGGGCAGATAGCCTTTTTTCCTGCAGTCACGGGGGTTCCATTTGAGTTCCTCCCTTAGTCTTTTCCCTGACAACTCAAGGTCAACAGGCCAATAAACCACCCCTCAGCCAATGGCAAATCTGCCCTACAGGGATTATGTTAAAGTTCAAGAAGTAAAACAATGTAGTACGGGTGTGTTGACAGTAATGTCCACCGAACAGAATGAAAACCCCCAAATTACATTGGGTTTACACTGGAGTTAGTAAAACAAAAGGGCAGCATTAACCAACACACAGCACGTGGGCGGACGGTGGAAAAGCTGGCCATGACTCACTGGATGTTTCAACCGAAACCACAGAGGTTCTTGAAAATGCTGGAGAATTCCCTGATTGCCTTATCAGTTACAAGCCCAAATTCAGAATCATGTGACAGCTGGATACATTCAACTGTATGTACAAATAATGATCAAAAAACACAAAGGTTGGGTAGTGGGTACCATAGCTTTCACCGTAGTTATTCACTTAAGCTATTCAACTGTTCTGTGTGGTTTCatgtaatatgttttattttataataaaaagtcaaaaaaatcacAACCAAAAAGATAAACTGGAAAATAAGACTTACATCTCATACATATGAACATAGGACCAATTACCTCTAAACATAAACAGCTCCTAGAAATTATTGCAAAGATCAACAACCCAGTAGAAAAATGAAGTtcccaaaacagaaaacacaagtGGCCCTTCCAAAAAATGAAGAGAGGCTCAGCCTCTTATGGTAAGATAAagagacaggattttaaaaaCCTAGGCCTCTTCCTAGAGTTCCCTTAAAAATCTAGGCCGGATCATTTTTACTTCCTGGCCTAGACCCTGCCAAGGgctgcccagctactcaggtgttTGTATCCTTGTGGACTCAAGTCATATTGTCCTGATCTTTTGGCCCAGTACGGGTTTCTCCTCCAGCAAAGACAATTTGGAGGATGTAGTAAGCATGAGGCACTACTTCCTGTCCCCCACCACCTCCCTTCGCACAGTGTTCTGTCATCCAGCCACGAAACCACAGCTGAGTGATCCAAGAGGCAGTTCCAGTTGTTGACTAACGTGTACCTGCCCACATGAGTGTGTCCTATGGGAACTCAGGCCTCGGAATGGTTTCAAAATAGTGGACTTTCAAAATTAGTTTGCCTCTTCAAACTTCACACCTAAGGAAACATACAGAGCAGGGACAGAGTGGGCATTAGCTGGTGTGGGGTAGGGGCAAGAGCTATTTGTGAAGGAAGAAGGCCTGAGATCAAATAGCGATGTCAGAGAACAGCTGAGCTCACTGCCCTGCCTCTGTGCGTGCATGTCAGGCAGCCCCAGGCTCCAGCTGCTTGAGTTTCTCTTGCAGCCCCCGGAGCTGGCTTCGACTCCAGTCAAtgcggttctggaggctggctaTGTCTGCGGCCAGCTGCAGGcctggaggaaaggagagaaggttaGGATGGTATCTGTGGTATAACACAGGACCCAGGAGGATCTGGACATCCCCAGAAATTGGAAAGGCTCCAGGCCTCTCTGCCCCCTACACTTGTCCCAAAACATTCCAGGTACAGCCCTGCATTGGCTGCTCCAGAACCTCTGCAGTCTTACgcctccttcaggtctttgctaaaatgtcacctcctcagactTCCTGGACCCATTATATCACCCACCAGGAACTAAAAATTCACAGACAGTATTACCATCTCATgccctcatttccttccttcccctatTACTACAGCCTCTCGCTCCCCTCACCTGCTCTCCCTCCACTTCTTTTCTCTGCCCCAACAGTAGTCCACACTCTGGATCCACCTCTAGGTGGCTTGTGCTGATGTCTCTGCTGGAACAGCTGCTGCCCAGTCCTCCGGGCAGCTCTCAGTCTTCAGCCTCCTGTTCAGCAGCAGGGCTGACCACACATTGGATCACTTGCTCCAGGAAACACTTTCTCTTCTTGGCCTCCAGGACACCTGCTCCCAGGTGTTGCTCCTAAGTTTCCTTGACTggcttctcccctcctctccctcaccTCCCGTCCATACTCCCCAGGCCCTCTGCTGATCTCATCCTATCTCAGCTTTAAACCAGTGTTTGTGTCAAAAACTTTGGAATTTAAACAGTGCTATGTAGTGCACTCCCAAATCTCTGTCCAGCCCAGGCCTTTCCCAAACTCCAGAGGGAGGTATGTGCCCAAGCGCCCACTCAGACTGTCCAGCAGGACATCAGTAGACACCACACAGACCACACCAACTCCTGCCTTCCGGCATCCCCTCAGCTGCCCACAGCGGGTGAGGGTCACTCCATCCTCCAGGGGTTCTGGGTGGAGATCGCGGGCTCTCCTGgactcctttccttcccttactCCCATATCTTATCTGTCAGCAAATTCTGAGGCTTCTACTCTTAAAACCTGTGCAGGTTCCCACCACTTACCTCCTCCTCCAGTGACACCATCTGCTTCTTGCACTGGCTGCTCCCTGACTCCCGCTTCCTCCCTCTGCTCTGTGTCCCCGCCCAGCACCCAAGGATTCCTGTGACCCTGTGCAGCCAGTCGAACCATCCTCTGCTCAGAGCCTCTCTGTGCAGTCCCACAGTCTTCATCTGACTCCACTCTAGGCCACCAGCCTCGGCACACACCTGATATATATGGCTTCAGGGCTTTTGTCCTGGCTAGTTCCTCCATCTAGAGCACCATTCCCCAAAATCACCCACAAAGCTTTTCCTTCACCTCCTCAGAGAGACCTCCCCTGGCCACCCTTCATAAAATAGCTCCCCTGGCCCACTCCTGGCCCACTCCATTATGTGTTTTTCGTAACAATTTTCACATCCTGACTTACTACTTATTTGCACATTGCCTTTCTCTGCTCCTAAACATTACATGAAAaagtgtatttttctcttttgttctctgctgtatccccagcagcTAGCATGAACCCGAATGCTGCCAACAACCAGTAGATGCTTTAGGAAAAAAACAATGGGTGTACAACAGAAGTTTGGATGGAGAAAAACCTGCAAAGCCTTTCACAGACTAACCCCAGCCATGGCAGCAGTGCTCAAGTGTTCCCTGTGGATAGAGGGTCTGAGGGCCACACAGCCAAACGACAGGGTACCACTCACCATCCCAGAAGCTGGCTTGAGCCTGACGTAGACTGTGAGGAACCAGGATTCCAAACCAGTTCAGGGGGTCCCGAGGGGCCTCAGAGGACTGCGGTTCTGGGGTCATTAGTGGGGACCCTTGCGCCTCCGCAAAGCTGAGGAAAGAAAGGTTGGAGTAGGCTGGGATCTTACTCCCTGGCCTTTATCAGTCTTGGTGACAATGTTGAGCTTGATCTGAGCTCATGATTCTAGAAAACACTGTTGGTTGGAAAATTCCAACTTTGGGGTTCCAGGAAACAGCTTACCACAAAACACAGCCTTTCCCCCTTGTGATTCAGATGAGACTGCTTTGTCCCCTCTTTCCCGTGACTCCTGTAGGACCCGCTGatgaccctgtttgcctgtgaCACTGATCCTTACCCATTGGACCTGAACATGCTGACAGACCAGACACAGACGTTCCAACTCCCCATTCTTTGTCTCAGGAATGATTAACTGGGATTAGAAGTTTGTCCCTCTGAAACTAGCTAGACACACAGATGAGTATTTTCTGTTCAGCTGACTGAAACTTATGTGATTCTAAAACTATTCCCAGTGTAAAGCAACTGCCCAACTTCTCTACTCCTCCCTATAAAAGTCTAAGGACAAAACCACCcgacaaaaacattttcttcttcagctCTGGGATGCTCTCTCTTATCGCAAAAACCTAATTAAAACCATCTCCATCATTTGCATTTTGTCTTTGACATTGGAAAGGGGTTCTGCAGAAGGAAGAGGGGGCTCACCTGCTTCGCGAGGCCCCTGGGGCGTGGACACCAGATCTCACCACCTTGAACTTCTGGAGTCCCTCCTGGGCCTCGCTGAAGGACAAGAAGGGAGGATGGGGCTTTGGCAGCCCGGGCCTGGAGCGCGCCCGCCCACCCAGCCCAGCATGGACGCTTCCTCACCTGGCCTGGAGGCAGACCTGGGGCTCCATGTGGGAAGCATACTGCAGGGGCCCCACTGACTTGGTGCCCATCGCGTAGCGAGCCTTGGCCAGCGAGAGCCAGCCCTGCAAGGAGAGGACAGCGGTGAGACTCAGTTTACGCCCTTGTGCACTCCTGCCCGCCCCAGGCGCCTACCTCCTCCCCCCGGGCGTTCAACACCGCTCGcttcccctccacctcctccatgTCCCCAAGCAGCTGCAGGAGCAGCGAGTCCAGCTCCGCTCGCACGTCAAGCG from Rhinopithecus roxellana isolate Shanxi Qingling chromosome 6, ASM756505v1, whole genome shotgun sequence carries:
- the LOC104677326 gene encoding coiled-coil domain-containing protein 115 isoform X1, with translation MEDLVCPLAVLPTAGGDREGGGSGSDCVSMAALDVRAELDSLLLQLLGDMEEVEGKRAVLNARGEEGWLSLAKARYAMGTKSVGPLQYASHMEPQVCLQASEAQEGLQKFKVVRSGVHAPGASRSR
- the LOC104677326 gene encoding coiled-coil domain-containing protein 115 isoform X2 — protein: MEDLVCPLAVLPTAGGDREGGGSGSDCVSMAALDVRAELDSLLLQLLGDMEEGWLSLAKARYAMGTKSVGPLQYASHMEPQVCLQASEAQEGLQKFKVVRSGVHAPGASRSR